The genomic DNA GACCTCAACGAGCCGATCTCCGACACGGTGAGGGGGATCTTGGACGGACATATCGTCCTTGATCGGGACATTGCCAATAGGGGGCAGTACCCAGCCATCAATCTTCTGAAAAGCGTCAGCAGATTGATGAATCATCTTACCGATCCCTCACATAAACAAGCTGCAACCCGTATTAGGGAACTTCTTAGTACGTATTTGAAATCGGAAGACCTCATTCAAATCGGAGCATACAAAAAAGGCTCGTCCAAAGAAGTGGATGAAGCGATCGACTATTATCCGAACATCATTTCTTATTTGAAACAGGATGTCATGGAGAAGCGCTCTTTCAAGGAAAGTGTGGAAGAGCTAATACAACTGGCGGAAACGGGTGAATGAAAGAATGACCTATGAATATCGATTCGAGCGGATCCTTACTTTAAAGGAGCAGGAAAAAGAAGACATGCAGGAGCAGTACAAATCCAGTGTGTCAAAATTCCAAGAAGCTGCGGAACAATTATATGGGGCGTTGAAGAAGAAAGAAACCCTGGAGGCCATGCAGGTAGAGAAGCTTTCAACAGGGTTATCGATCCTCGACATCAGGCATCACCAGCAGTTCATCACGAATCTCGAGAAGAGCATTTCTTACTTTCAGAACCTCGTGGTCCAGGCCAGGAACCGGATGAACTGGTATGAAGAAAAAATGATCGAGATGAATATGGAAGTTAAGAAGTATGAAAGATTGAAAGAAAAGGATTTCAAAGCCTTCTTGGGGCGTCTTCAGGCGGAAGAAAATAAGCAGCTGGACGAAGTTTCCGTGACCCAGTACATGAAACAGGAAGTCAGGTGACGAAAAATGGCTAAATCAAAAGAAATCGACAACCCACAGCCTCACGGACGATTCCAGAAATTTGTATTCATCGTCCTGATCCCGATCCTGTTCATCATTGTCGTGACGCTGGTGGTATTGACGGCAACGGGAACAAACGTATTCGAAAAAGCACAATCACTGGGAGTTCATCTTCCGTTTACCAACGATAAGGAACCAGCATCCGCTGATACTGAGAAAGAAGATACGAATGCCCTCAAGGTGGTAATAGAAGATCAAAAAGCTGAAATCGCTCAGTTGAACTCTTCCCTGGAGCAGAAAACGAAAGAAGCGGACGGGCTGAATGCATCCTTTGAGCAACAAGCTTCCGAAATGGAGGAACTCCGTCAAACGGGAGAAGAAAGCAAGCGTTCCTTTAAAGAGATCATCTCTACCTATGAAGCAATGTCGGCAAAAAATGCGGCACCGGTCATCCTGAATTTAAAAGATGATGATGCCGTCAGGATTCTGTCTAGCGTCAAGCCGGCGACATTGGCATCCATCCTTGAAAAAATGCCCCCGGCTGATGCAGCAAAATATACGGCCTTGATCACTGCGGAAGAAGGAGCGAGCCAATGATGCAAATCACTCCATTGATGAATCAGCTAGGTGCCCTATCAGCTTCCTCCGAAGCTCCTGGAGTAGAAGCAGGTGGGGATGCGCTCTTCACTTCTCAGCTTCTGGGCTTCCTGGGACAAGTGCAGGTTGGTGGAGCTAAGCCCGACGAAGCTGAACAGCCTTCACTCCTGCAGAACCTTGAACTTCTCCTTCAATCAGATAGCCTGTCGGGACTCGGAGTACCTGAAGGAGAGTTGGATGCACAGTCAGATGGTGAAGAGGTGACGATGGAAGACATGGCAGAGCTTCTTGGAATCGATGTGGAAGCTCTCCAGGCCTTTCATGCTGCACTGCTGAAAGAGATGCACATCACCTCAGGCAGTGTCGAACCCCCTGATGATCTTCAAGAGCTCGTAGCCGGAATCCTGCATCTTTCGAAGGAGCTTCCCTCGGACATCAAGTCTCAGCCACTTGAACAGGCAGTCAAACTGATCCGGGCAATGCAGCTTTTGAGCGCTTCGGGTAAATCAGAGTGGAATGACACGTTTGAATCGGCCCAGATCAAAGAGGCGCTCAAGGAGCTTCTGATCAGGATAGAAGGAACAGGTCAAGCGGTAACTCGGAAAGAACCCGAACTGAAGGCCGGGAACCAGGGAGACAAGGTATCACGAGATGTGCCGGCCGGTTTGAATGCTTTTCAACCTGCCACTTCTTCACAAGGTATATCCACAGCCACAGTGAAAGCGAGTTTATTCATAAAACCCGAACAGCCTGAGAGTGTGGTTCAGCAGTTTCAGAGCCTGTTAGGCAAGTCACAGTTTTCTTCCATGGGCTCGATGAGCAAGCTGTTCATCAAGCTTTACCCCGAGCATTTGGGTTCCGTCAGGATCGAGCTGCTTCAGCAAAACGGTGTGATGACAGCAAAGATCTTGGCATCTTCGGCATCGGCAAAGGAAATGCTTGATTCCCATCTGCAAGGATTGAAGCAGGCTTTTCACTCTCAAAATATCCAAGTCGATAAAATCGAAGTGTCACAGAGTCTGAGCGATCCTGAAAGGGCGTTCAAGGGTCAATCACACCAGCAGCCCAAAGAACATGGTCAAAAACAAGGCGGACACGATAGGGAACAAGATGCAGATATAGACACGGATTTCAAGGAGTTACTCATAAAGAATGAACAGGTGATAACATGACGAAAATCGATCCCGGTCTACTTTACTCAAATCTTCAACCGGAGAAACGTTCCGGAGCGAATGATATCCTCGGCAAAGATGACTTTCTCAAAATCCTGATGACCCAGCTTCAGAATCAGGATCCCATGAATCCTATGCAGGATAAAGATTTCATTGCTCAGATGGCCACTTTCTCTTCTCTAGAGCAAATGACCAATCTGAATAAGACGATGGAAGGGTTTGTGGAAGCAGAGGCTCAGAGCCGCTTGATTTCCTATAATTCATTCGTCGGGAAGCATGTCACCTGGCACAAGCTTTCAGGTGAAGGAGAAGCTGCGTCCATCGAGCAGGGGGATGGAATCATCAAGGGAGTGCGTTTCAAGAACCAATCGGTTGAATTCATCATGGAAGACGATAGTATCCTGACGCCGGCCAATATCTCACAGGTGAATCAGACTGCACCAGGTGATACCACGCTAGTAAATGCTACGATGCTGATCGGCAAATTGGTATCCTGGCAGGACGGTGAAGAGGTCAAACAAGGAGTCGTCCAGTCCGTTTCCAAGAAAGATTCGGCCATCTGGATCCATTTGGCCTCCGGAGAGAAGATCAAGTCAGGCGATTTGACGGCAATCGAGACGCCTAAAGCCTAAGAGAGAAAAAGAGAGGGGAAAAAACATGTTACGCTCAATGTACTCAGGTATCAGCGGAATGAAGAATTTCCAAACGAAACTGGATGTAATCGGTAATAATATCGCCAATGTCAATACGTTCGGCTACAAAAAAGGCAGGGTAACCTTCCAGGATCTTATGAGCCAGACGGTTTCCGGTGCCAGTCGTGCTACAAATGACCGTGGTGGTCAAAATGCCAAGCAGGTGGGCCTTGGTACGTCCCTTGCAACCATTGACTCGATCCAAACCCAAGGGAGCCTTCAAACGACGGCAAGGGACCTTGATGTCGCCATCTCGGGAGATGGGTTCTTCGTGGTCAAGACCGGTAATAACACGATGTATACCCGTTCAGGGAACTTCTATCTTGATTCGAACGGAAGTCTCGTCACGGCACAGGGTAACCTCGTACAAGGCTATCCCGTCAATGCTCAGGGTGTAGTTAACCGAAGTGGAGCAACTAATATCAAGGTGGATACCAATGCAACGATGGCTCCTCAAGCATCCTCACTTGCCACGTATAACGGTAATTTAAAAGCGAGTGCTGCAACAGGTACCACGGTTGAAGCAGAAACAAAGGTGAAAGATTCACTCGGCAAGGATGTGAGCCTGAAGATCACGATGACGAAGACCGGTGTCAATAACCAATGGGATGTAGCCATTTCGAGCCTTACACCTGGTGTGACCGTCGCGACAGGTACGACCAGGTCCTTCACATTCGATAATCAAGGAAAGCTGACGAACCCTACATCTTCCAACATCTCACTCAATAATACGACAGGAGCGAATCCTACCCAGCCGATCGAGCTCGATTTCTCCAAGATCACCCAGTTCGACAGCTCATCTTCCGCCAATACCGACACGGTGGATGGAAATGCAGAAGGCTACCTGGAAAGCTTCAATATCGGGTCATCCGGTGAAGTGAACGGCGTATTCTCGAACGGTGAAGTAAGGGTTCTGAGTCAGCTCGCGGTCGCAACATTCTCGAATCCGGGGGGACTGATGAAAGCAGGGGGCAATCTGTTCCAGGCTTCGAATAACTCCGGGCTTCCGAATACCGGTGTACCGGGGGAAGGTCGCGGGATGCTTCAGGCAGGGGCACTGGAAATGTCCAACGTCGATCTTTCCGAAGAATTCACGGAAATGATCACGGCACAACGTGGTTTCCAGGCTAACACAAGAATCATCACCACTTCGGATGAAATCCTTCAGGAACTTGTAAACCTGAAACGATAATCGTCTGACATAAGGAGGGAAGGGCTGAGGTTCCCCTCGGTCACATAATATGATTACGTTAACTAGGTTGAACGGCAAAGCGCTCACGATCAATGCATTATACATTGAAACCATTGAATCCTTCCCAGACACGGCCATTCTTCTCACAAATGGTAGACGATATGTGGTCAAGGAATCGGTGGTGGAGGTGCAAGCCCTCTCAACAGAATTTTATCGACGTGTCCAGCTCCTCGGGAATGGACACAAGGGAGGGATGAACGATGAAGAGTAAAGCCGTCACCATCACCATGGTCATTGTCGTCACGTGTGTCCTTCTGGGGGCTGTAGGCTGGGTGGTCGTGAAGCAGATGTCACCGAAAGCAGAAGCCAAGGAGCCGAGCATTGAAGAGGTGCTTTCTTACTCGGTTGATGTACCGGAGCTGACGACCAATCTGTCGAGCAATGATTTCATTCGTATCTCATTCAAGATCCAGACCGATGGAAAGAAGGCAAAAGAGGAATTACAGCAGCGGGACTTCATGGTGAATAATATCATCATCGAGGAGCTATCCGAGCTGAATGCAAGCGATCTGAAAGGCAAGAAAGGCAAAGAACTGATCGAAACAACCATTCGTAAAAGAGTCGACTCCCTTATGCAGGAAGGATCCGTCGAAAAAGTTTATATTACATCGATGATGATCCAATAGGGATACCTGTTTTGATTGGTAGGGAGGTGAATGAATTTGGCCAATGAAATCTTATCACAAAGTGAAATCGATGCCCTCCTTTCCGCGATCAATACCGGGGAAATGAGTGCGGATGATTTTAAAAAAGAAGAAGAAGAGAGAAAAGTAAAGGTCTATGATTTTAAACGGGCACTCCGTTTTTCCAAGGATCAAATCAGGAGTTTGACAAGGATA from Rossellomorea marisflavi includes the following:
- the fliJ gene encoding flagellar export protein FliJ, which produces MNERMTYEYRFERILTLKEQEKEDMQEQYKSSVSKFQEAAEQLYGALKKKETLEAMQVEKLSTGLSILDIRHHQQFITNLEKSISYFQNLVVQARNRMNWYEEKMIEMNMEVKKYERLKEKDFKAFLGRLQAEENKQLDEVSVTQYMKQEVR
- the flgD gene encoding flagellar hook assembly protein FlgD, with the protein product MTKIDPGLLYSNLQPEKRSGANDILGKDDFLKILMTQLQNQDPMNPMQDKDFIAQMATFSSLEQMTNLNKTMEGFVEAEAQSRLISYNSFVGKHVTWHKLSGEGEAASIEQGDGIIKGVRFKNQSVEFIMEDDSILTPANISQVNQTAPGDTTLVNATMLIGKLVSWQDGEEVKQGVVQSVSKKDSAIWIHLASGEKIKSGDLTAIETPKA
- a CDS encoding flagellar FlbD family protein, with the translated sequence MITLTRLNGKALTINALYIETIESFPDTAILLTNGRRYVVKESVVEVQALSTEFYRRVQLLGNGHKGGMNDEE
- a CDS encoding MotE family protein; this translates as MAKSKEIDNPQPHGRFQKFVFIVLIPILFIIVVTLVVLTATGTNVFEKAQSLGVHLPFTNDKEPASADTEKEDTNALKVVIEDQKAEIAQLNSSLEQKTKEADGLNASFEQQASEMEELRQTGEESKRSFKEIISTYEAMSAKNAAPVILNLKDDDAVRILSSVKPATLASILEKMPPADAAKYTALITAEEGASQ
- the fliL gene encoding flagellar basal body-associated protein FliL — encoded protein: MKSKAVTITMVIVVTCVLLGAVGWVVVKQMSPKAEAKEPSIEEVLSYSVDVPELTTNLSSNDFIRISFKIQTDGKKAKEELQQRDFMVNNIIIEELSELNASDLKGKKGKELIETTIRKRVDSLMQEGSVEKVYITSMMIQ
- a CDS encoding flagellar hook protein FlgE, with amino-acid sequence MLRSMYSGISGMKNFQTKLDVIGNNIANVNTFGYKKGRVTFQDLMSQTVSGASRATNDRGGQNAKQVGLGTSLATIDSIQTQGSLQTTARDLDVAISGDGFFVVKTGNNTMYTRSGNFYLDSNGSLVTAQGNLVQGYPVNAQGVVNRSGATNIKVDTNATMAPQASSLATYNGNLKASAATGTTVEAETKVKDSLGKDVSLKITMTKTGVNNQWDVAISSLTPGVTVATGTTRSFTFDNQGKLTNPTSSNISLNNTTGANPTQPIELDFSKITQFDSSSSANTDTVDGNAEGYLESFNIGSSGEVNGVFSNGEVRVLSQLAVATFSNPGGLMKAGGNLFQASNNSGLPNTGVPGEGRGMLQAGALEMSNVDLSEEFTEMITAQRGFQANTRIITTSDEILQELVNLKR
- a CDS encoding flagellar hook-length control protein FliK, encoding MMQITPLMNQLGALSASSEAPGVEAGGDALFTSQLLGFLGQVQVGGAKPDEAEQPSLLQNLELLLQSDSLSGLGVPEGELDAQSDGEEVTMEDMAELLGIDVEALQAFHAALLKEMHITSGSVEPPDDLQELVAGILHLSKELPSDIKSQPLEQAVKLIRAMQLLSASGKSEWNDTFESAQIKEALKELLIRIEGTGQAVTRKEPELKAGNQGDKVSRDVPAGLNAFQPATSSQGISTATVKASLFIKPEQPESVVQQFQSLLGKSQFSSMGSMSKLFIKLYPEHLGSVRIELLQQNGVMTAKILASSASAKEMLDSHLQGLKQAFHSQNIQVDKIEVSQSLSDPERAFKGQSHQQPKEHGQKQGGHDREQDADIDTDFKELLIKNEQVIT